In a genomic window of Stakelama saccharophila:
- a CDS encoding SPOR domain-containing protein: MKSSNSLLPILSLVLAISPAAAQDVPDHSYPPGDGQVEQGVRPPAETTLYPDGSDGKPRGSSQHDADDHGHYDRTGYALRDESLAAQGGAVAASPGLNAGDFAEVTALDTGATILVKIVDRTVRDNRIIALSPMAANMLQPDSPAPMPVRVRKAMPSPPDLAAISAGRPAAPRLPAPEALLRGLRAQLKAEKPAEIPPPATRKAAADPALVRAGTTTPSRSNPAAASGTERRYVVQVAALSHRDRAERLAGELDGYVTPGGGLYRIRVGPFATRAEAQSARAKIIARGYGDARLYRTDQ, encoded by the coding sequence GGCGCAGGACGTTCCCGACCACAGCTATCCGCCCGGCGACGGCCAGGTGGAGCAGGGTGTTCGTCCGCCCGCCGAAACAACGCTCTATCCCGACGGAAGCGATGGCAAACCGCGCGGCAGTTCGCAGCACGACGCCGATGACCATGGCCACTACGACCGGACCGGATATGCGTTGCGCGACGAATCACTGGCGGCGCAGGGGGGCGCAGTGGCGGCCAGTCCGGGGCTGAACGCCGGGGATTTCGCGGAAGTCACCGCGCTGGATACCGGCGCGACGATCCTGGTGAAGATCGTCGACCGAACGGTCCGCGACAACCGGATCATCGCGCTTTCGCCGATGGCGGCGAACATGCTTCAACCCGATTCCCCGGCACCGATGCCGGTGCGTGTTCGCAAGGCCATGCCGAGCCCGCCGGACCTTGCCGCCATTTCGGCGGGGAGGCCCGCAGCCCCGCGGCTTCCCGCCCCGGAAGCGCTGTTGCGCGGTCTGCGGGCGCAACTGAAGGCTGAAAAGCCGGCCGAGATTCCCCCGCCGGCAACAAGGAAAGCCGCGGCCGATCCGGCATTGGTTCGCGCCGGTACAACCACGCCGTCCCGTTCAAATCCGGCCGCCGCTTCCGGGACGGAAAGGCGCTACGTCGTTCAGGTCGCTGCACTGTCCCACCGGGACCGTGCGGAAAGGCTGGCCGGTGAACTGGACGGATATGTCACGCCGGGCGGCGGGCTTTACCGCATCCGCGTCGGCCCCTTCGCAACGCGTGCGGAGGCCCAAAGTGCGCGTGCGAAAATCATCGCGCGGGGCTATGGCGATGCGCGACTTTATCGTACCGACCAGTAA
- a CDS encoding D-alanyl-D-alanine carboxypeptidase family protein produces MKTLLTSALLASLVAAPVSAAVPPFQTDAPIAFMKDLSSDTVLYAKNPDERMPPASLAKMMTVYVAFDLIKSGDLKLDQKFTVRPETWERWHGPKAGSTMFLSPDQQVSVENLLYGIVTLSGNDACVVLAQGISGTEAAFTQLMNQRAAELGLTNSHFGTANGWPDEGRTYVTARDLATLAAATINDFPKLYDKFYAEKSFTWGKTASGKPITQANRDPLLGRVEGADGLKTGHTEEAGYGFTGSAKQNGRRLVMVLAGLDTYNQRIRESVNFMQWGFRAWKAKPIVKQGRKVAEAEVQLGDAGTVGLVAPRDLTVTLPAGTSPELTAKVVYQGPIKAPIKKGQHIADLVVETPDLGAQRMPLVAADDVGEAGFFGRAWAGFLALFGG; encoded by the coding sequence ATGAAAACGCTTCTCACGTCCGCTTTGCTTGCAAGCCTTGTCGCAGCGCCGGTTTCGGCGGCCGTACCCCCCTTTCAGACCGACGCGCCGATCGCGTTCATGAAGGATCTGTCGTCCGATACGGTGCTATACGCGAAGAACCCGGACGAGCGCATGCCGCCGGCTTCGTTGGCGAAGATGATGACGGTCTATGTCGCGTTCGATCTCATCAAGTCGGGCGATCTGAAGCTCGACCAGAAATTCACCGTCCGGCCCGAAACGTGGGAGCGCTGGCACGGCCCCAAGGCGGGCTCCACCATGTTCCTGTCGCCCGACCAGCAGGTGAGCGTCGAAAACCTGTTATACGGTATCGTCACGCTGTCCGGCAACGATGCCTGCGTCGTACTGGCCCAGGGAATTTCCGGTACGGAAGCCGCGTTCACCCAGCTCATGAACCAGCGGGCCGCGGAACTGGGGCTGACGAACAGCCATTTCGGCACGGCGAACGGCTGGCCGGACGAAGGGCGGACCTATGTCACGGCGCGCGACCTGGCGACACTTGCGGCAGCGACGATCAACGATTTCCCGAAACTTTATGACAAATTCTACGCCGAAAAGAGCTTCACCTGGGGCAAGACCGCCAGCGGCAAGCCGATCACCCAGGCCAATCGCGATCCGCTGCTCGGCCGGGTCGAAGGCGCCGACGGTCTGAAGACCGGCCATACCGAAGAGGCGGGCTACGGCTTCACCGGCTCGGCCAAGCAGAACGGCCGCCGCCTGGTGATGGTGCTGGCCGGGCTCGACACCTACAATCAGCGCATCCGGGAATCGGTGAACTTCATGCAGTGGGGTTTCCGCGCCTGGAAGGCGAAGCCGATCGTGAAACAGGGCCGCAAGGTGGCCGAGGCGGAAGTGCAACTGGGCGATGCCGGCACCGTCGGCCTGGTGGCACCGCGCGACCTCACCGTCACGCTGCCCGCCGGAACGTCGCCGGAACTGACGGCCAAGGTGGTGTATCAGGGGCCGATCAAGGCGCCGATCAAGAAGGGGCAGCACATCGCCGATCTCGTCGTCGAAACGCCTGACCTCGGCGCACAGCGCATGCCGCTGGTCGCTGCCGACGATGTCGGAGAAGCGGGCTTTTTCGGCCGCGCCTGGGCCGGGTTCCTTGCGCTGTTCGGCGGATGA
- the tmk gene encoding dTMP kinase: MTGRFLSLEGGEGTGKSTQAERLAAALKERGLEVLVTREPGGSDGAEAIRDLLMQGSVGRWSPHSEALLFAAARADHVEKRIRPALGIGTWVICDRYIDSTRAYQGAQGIDDASILALHGFGTKGLLPDRTFLLELPGETASARATGRDGPGADRFAARDSGFHRAVAARFEEIAAAEGDRVRRIDASGSPEQVTGRLVHALDDLLA, encoded by the coding sequence ATGACGGGGCGCTTCCTCTCGCTGGAAGGGGGTGAGGGGACGGGCAAGTCCACCCAGGCCGAACGCCTCGCCGCTGCGCTGAAGGAACGCGGCCTGGAGGTTCTCGTCACGCGCGAACCCGGCGGCAGCGACGGCGCGGAGGCGATCCGCGATCTCCTGATGCAGGGCAGCGTCGGCCGCTGGAGCCCCCATTCCGAAGCGCTGCTGTTCGCAGCGGCGCGGGCGGATCATGTGGAGAAGCGCATCCGTCCGGCGCTCGGCATCGGCACCTGGGTGATCTGCGACCGTTATATCGACAGCACTCGCGCTTATCAGGGGGCGCAGGGGATTGACGACGCCTCCATCCTCGCGCTGCATGGCTTTGGCACCAAGGGCCTGCTGCCCGATCGCACCTTTCTGCTCGAACTGCCGGGCGAGACAGCGTCGGCACGCGCGACCGGGCGGGACGGGCCGGGCGCCGACCGCTTCGCCGCACGCGACAGCGGTTTCCATCGCGCCGTGGCAGCTCGTTTCGAGGAAATTGCTGCTGCCGAGGGAGACCGCGTCCGCAGGATCGACGCGTCCGGATCACCGGAACAGGTCACCGGCAGGCTGGTACATGCCCTGGACGATCTGCTGGCATGA
- a CDS encoding DNA polymerase III subunit delta': MKALVGNEDAKAAFFAAASGSNIPHAWLFAGPQGLGKAAFAQEAAARLLAHAADPAVPLDVGLPAGDVAAIRQVAAGSHPDFRLLRRLPKDPEKPDQNVARSIPIAQIRALQPMFATKPTYSDRRVVVIDSIDDCERAAANALLKNLEEPPAGTIFLLISHAPGRLLPTIRSRCRLLRFSPLEDGTVAGILRAELPEASDEEIAVLVRACQGAPGRALAFAGLDMSAIEHDLRTIASEGDRTNAIRVRMSSALGTKSAQARYEAFLRRVPSFIAERARSEKGGRLLNVLDAHRAARDLAATALRLSLDPQATVFEMGGIVARLSPSDNNGLPHR; encoded by the coding sequence ATGAAGGCGCTTGTCGGAAACGAAGATGCGAAGGCGGCGTTCTTTGCCGCGGCCAGCGGTAGCAATATTCCGCACGCCTGGCTCTTCGCCGGGCCGCAAGGGCTCGGCAAGGCCGCGTTCGCACAGGAAGCGGCGGCGCGCCTGCTGGCCCATGCCGCAGATCCCGCGGTGCCGCTGGATGTCGGCTTGCCGGCGGGCGACGTTGCCGCGATACGTCAGGTGGCGGCAGGATCGCATCCTGATTTTCGCCTGCTGCGCCGGTTGCCGAAAGATCCGGAAAAGCCCGATCAAAATGTAGCGCGCAGCATTCCCATCGCGCAGATCAGGGCGCTGCAGCCCATGTTCGCGACCAAACCGACCTATTCGGATCGGCGGGTGGTGGTGATCGATTCGATCGACGACTGCGAACGTGCCGCCGCCAACGCTCTGCTCAAGAATCTGGAAGAGCCGCCGGCGGGCACCATCTTCCTTCTCATCAGTCATGCGCCGGGGCGGTTGCTGCCGACGATTCGGTCGCGTTGCCGGCTGCTGCGCTTCTCCCCCCTGGAAGACGGGACCGTGGCGGGCATCCTGCGCGCCGAGCTTCCCGAGGCGAGCGACGAGGAGATCGCCGTGCTGGTGCGGGCCTGTCAGGGAGCGCCGGGGCGGGCGCTGGCATTTGCCGGGCTCGACATGAGCGCCATTGAGCACGACCTTCGGACCATCGCGTCCGAGGGCGACCGGACGAACGCGATCCGGGTGCGCATGAGCAGCGCACTGGGAACGAAATCGGCACAGGCGCGGTACGAGGCCTTTCTACGGCGCGTGCCGTCCTTCATCGCGGAGCGGGCCCGGTCCGAAAAGGGCGGGCGGCTGCTGAACGTGCTGGACGCCCATCGCGCCGCGCGTGACCTTGCCGCAACGGCGTTGCGCCTCTCGCTCGACCCCCAGGCGACCGTGTTCGAGATGGGAGGAATCGTCGCACGCCTCTCGCCATCGGACAACAACGGGCTACCGCACCGCTGA
- the metG gene encoding methionine--tRNA ligase: MAKPYYITTAIHYPNGRPHIGHAYEMIAADAVARFQRQAGRDVRFQTGTDEHGLKMVQTARDRNIPVRTLADEMSGYFRVMADGLDIGYDRFIRTVEPAHYAASQTIWKAMEASGDLYLDRYEGWYSVRDEAFYEEKELQPGEGDVKLSPQGTPVEWTSEETWFFRLSKYQQPLLDHYAANPDFIRPESRRNEIMRFVEGGLSDLSVSRTSFDWGVPVPDSTGHVMYVWVDALTNYISGAGYPTDETAFSKWWPADLHLIGKDIVRFHAVYWPAFLMSAGLPLPHQIFGHGFVLNRGEKMSKSTGNIVDPMDLARTYGVDSLRYFLLRDISFGQDGSYSEEAIVTRANADLSNSFGNLAQRTLAFIAKNCGGELPGEGRSEAVDADLLTTVGSAIESYRGEFEKLALSQATEAWMRGVFACNQYIDAQAPWALRKNDPARMQAVLRTLVLAIRDLAIAILPVIPRSADKLLDQLGITARGHAALGDHTWYDAARGAGFRIAPPSPIFPRLTIAETEDSPA; the protein is encoded by the coding sequence ATGGCCAAACCCTATTATATCACCACCGCCATCCACTATCCCAATGGCCGGCCGCATATCGGCCATGCCTATGAAATGATCGCAGCCGATGCCGTCGCACGGTTCCAGCGCCAGGCGGGTCGCGATGTGCGGTTTCAGACCGGCACCGACGAGCACGGCCTGAAAATGGTGCAGACCGCGCGCGACCGCAACATTCCCGTCCGCACGCTCGCCGACGAAATGTCCGGATATTTTCGTGTGATGGCCGACGGTCTTGACATTGGTTACGATCGGTTCATCCGCACCGTCGAGCCCGCGCATTATGCCGCCAGCCAGACGATCTGGAAGGCGATGGAGGCATCGGGCGATCTGTACCTGGACCGCTATGAGGGCTGGTATTCGGTGCGGGACGAAGCGTTTTACGAGGAAAAGGAGCTTCAGCCGGGAGAAGGGGACGTGAAACTTTCGCCACAGGGAACACCTGTGGAATGGACGTCCGAGGAGACCTGGTTCTTCCGCCTGTCAAAATATCAGCAGCCTCTGCTCGACCATTACGCCGCCAACCCCGATTTCATCCGTCCCGAAAGCCGGCGCAACGAAATCATGCGTTTCGTCGAGGGCGGCCTTTCCGACCTGTCGGTGTCGCGGACCAGTTTCGATTGGGGCGTGCCCGTACCCGACAGCACGGGCCATGTGATGTATGTATGGGTCGACGCGCTCACCAACTATATCAGCGGTGCTGGCTATCCCACGGACGAAACGGCGTTTTCAAAGTGGTGGCCGGCCGATCTTCACCTTATCGGCAAGGACATTGTCCGATTCCATGCGGTTTACTGGCCGGCCTTCCTGATGTCCGCGGGATTACCTTTGCCGCATCAGATATTCGGCCATGGGTTCGTCCTGAACCGCGGCGAGAAGATGTCGAAATCGACCGGAAACATCGTCGACCCGATGGATCTGGCGCGCACCTACGGGGTTGATTCGCTGCGCTATTTCCTGTTGCGCGACATCAGTTTCGGCCAGGACGGGAGCTATTCCGAGGAAGCGATCGTCACCCGCGCCAATGCGGATCTGTCGAACAGCTTCGGCAACCTGGCGCAGCGCACATTGGCATTCATCGCCAAGAATTGCGGTGGCGAGCTACCGGGGGAAGGGCGGTCGGAGGCGGTCGATGCCGACCTTCTGACGACTGTCGGAAGCGCGATAGAGAGCTATCGCGGCGAATTCGAGAAGCTGGCGCTGTCCCAGGCTACCGAAGCCTGGATGCGAGGTGTTTTCGCCTGCAATCAGTACATCGATGCCCAGGCTCCCTGGGCGTTGCGCAAGAACGACCCGGCGCGGATGCAGGCAGTTCTGCGGACGCTGGTTCTCGCGATCCGCGACCTCGCCATCGCGATCCTGCCGGTCATACCGCGCTCGGCCGACAAGCTGCTCGACCAGCTCGGCATCACCGCGCGCGGCCATGCGGCACTCGGCGATCACACCTGGTATGACGCCGCGCGCGGGGCGGGGTTTCGGATCGCGCCGCCAAGCCCCATCTTCCCGAGACTGACAATCGCTGAAACGGAGGACAGTCCGGCATGA
- a CDS encoding TatD family hydrolase translates to MKLADSHCHLNYEGLAERQAEILDHARAQGIVAMLNIATRENEWDAVLATAEREEDVWATVGIHPHEADRHPDVDTAKLVARAQHPRIVGIGESGLDYYYDHSDRERQKAGFRSHLAACRETQLPIVVHTRDAEEDTAAILTEEMEKGAFPGVIHCFTASSAFARTALDLGLYISLSGIVTFKNAKDLQETAKTLPLDRLLIETDAPFLAPVPHRGKPGEPAFVADTCRFLAELRGENAEMLADRTRENFHRLFAKTRA, encoded by the coding sequence ATGAAGCTGGCCGACAGCCACTGTCATCTGAATTATGAAGGACTGGCCGAGCGACAGGCCGAAATCCTGGATCATGCCCGTGCACAAGGCATCGTCGCGATGCTCAACATCGCCACGCGGGAGAATGAATGGGATGCGGTGCTGGCCACCGCCGAGCGCGAGGAGGATGTCTGGGCGACAGTCGGCATCCATCCCCATGAAGCGGACCGGCATCCGGATGTCGATACCGCGAAGCTCGTCGCGCGCGCGCAGCATCCGCGCATTGTCGGCATCGGTGAAAGCGGCCTCGATTACTACTATGACCATTCCGACCGCGAGCGTCAGAAGGCCGGTTTCCGCAGCCATCTTGCGGCCTGCCGGGAAACGCAACTGCCGATCGTGGTGCACACCCGCGATGCCGAAGAGGATACCGCGGCGATCCTGACCGAGGAGATGGAGAAGGGGGCCTTTCCCGGCGTTATCCATTGCTTCACCGCGAGTTCAGCCTTCGCTCGCACTGCGCTCGATCTCGGCCTGTACATATCGCTTTCCGGTATCGTCACGTTCAAGAACGCGAAGGACCTGCAGGAAACGGCGAAGACATTGCCGCTCGATCGGCTGTTGATCGAAACCGATGCGCCTTTCCTCGCGCCCGTGCCGCATCGCGGCAAGCCCGGCGAACCGGCTTTTGTCGCCGATACCTGTCGGTTCCTTGCGGAACTGCGCGGGGAGAATGCGGAAATGCTGGCCGATCGCACGCGCGAGAATTTCCACCGCCTGTTCGCGAAAACGCGCGCGTGA
- a CDS encoding MBL fold metallo-hydrolase: MKIRILGSGTSSGVPRIGNDWGACDPAEPRNRRSRASMLVSTETTRILIDTSPDMREQLLAAEVDTVDAVIWTHDHADHCHGIDDLRQVFHALGRPVRGLARPETCRRISERFDYVFAGRPGYRQTATIDILPNEIRIGDITVRSVDQPHGTIYSAGLRFEHGGKAIGYATDFNEMTRDMQFLYQDLRIWIVDALRRRPHPTHPHLDQVLEWVRDFRPIRAALMHMDNSMDYRSLRAELPAHVEPGYDGLELTA; encoded by the coding sequence GTGAAGATACGCATTCTCGGTTCCGGCACGTCCTCCGGCGTGCCGCGTATCGGCAACGACTGGGGCGCGTGCGATCCTGCGGAACCGCGAAACCGCCGTAGCCGGGCGTCCATGCTCGTCTCGACGGAGACGACCCGAATCCTGATCGACACCAGCCCCGACATGCGGGAACAGTTGCTCGCGGCCGAGGTTGATACGGTCGACGCAGTGATCTGGACGCACGACCACGCCGATCACTGTCACGGCATCGATGACCTGCGACAGGTGTTCCATGCGCTCGGGCGGCCGGTGCGCGGGCTGGCCAGGCCGGAAACGTGCCGGCGGATTTCGGAGCGGTTTGACTATGTCTTCGCCGGGCGGCCCGGCTATCGTCAGACTGCGACGATCGACATCCTGCCCAATGAAATCCGCATCGGCGATATTACCGTGCGCAGCGTCGACCAGCCGCACGGCACCATATATTCCGCCGGACTTCGCTTCGAGCACGGCGGAAAGGCGATCGGCTATGCGACGGATTTCAACGAGATGACGCGCGATATGCAATTCTTGTATCAAGATCTTCGGATCTGGATCGTGGACGCGCTCCGTCGGCGGCCGCATCCCACGCACCCGCATCTGGACCAGGTTCTGGAATGGGTTCGGGATTTCCGGCCCATTCGTGCCGCGCTGATGCACATGGATAATTCCATGGATTATCGCAGTCTGCGCGCGGAACTGCCGGCGCATGTCGAACCCGGCTATGACGGACTGGAATTGACCGCATGA
- a CDS encoding retropepsin-like aspartic protease family protein, with translation MSSAGTLNILFYILLLVLVLSALSTRRLSATMFLKSLIGWAAIAAILYVAVDHRRDIVRLAAGIGIGNQKIAGDTTRIRQSSDGHFWARVELNGVERRMLIDSGATITALSKSTADAAGIEAGSGFPVLLNTANGMVEAQRGTIDHVVLGNLRMDDLDAVIAPSFGDLDVIGMNFLSRLGSWRVEGDTLILEPEAPANSDST, from the coding sequence ATGAGCAGCGCCGGGACGCTCAACATCCTGTTCTATATCCTGTTGCTCGTGCTCGTCCTGAGCGCACTGAGCACGCGGCGGTTGAGCGCGACCATGTTCCTGAAGTCGCTGATCGGCTGGGCGGCGATCGCGGCGATCCTCTATGTCGCGGTGGACCATCGGCGCGATATCGTGCGGCTGGCGGCCGGAATTGGCATAGGCAACCAGAAGATCGCCGGTGATACGACCCGCATCCGCCAAAGCAGCGACGGGCATTTCTGGGCACGGGTGGAGTTGAACGGCGTCGAGCGGCGCATGCTGATCGACAGCGGCGCCACCATCACCGCGCTTTCCAAGTCGACGGCGGATGCCGCGGGCATTGAGGCGGGCTCTGGATTTCCGGTCCTGTTGAACACGGCGAACGGCATGGTGGAGGCGCAACGCGGAACGATCGACCATGTGGTGCTGGGAAATCTCCGCATGGACGATCTCGACGCCGTGATCGCGCCGAGCTTCGGCGATCTCGATGTGATCGGAATGAATTTCCTGTCGCGGCTCGGGTCCTGGCGCGTGGAAGGTGATACCCTGATCCTCGAGCCCGAGGCCCCTGCCAATTCCGACTCTACTTAA
- the mazG gene encoding nucleoside triphosphate pyrophosphohydrolase, protein MDRLVKIMERLRDPVRGCEWDRVQTFATIAPYTIEEAYEVADAIERDDMTALKDELGDLLLQVVFHSRMAQERGAFALSDVVDTISDKMERRHPHIFGDADRSPGWETIKAAERRADRRFGALAGVALALPALQRAEKLQKRAARTGFDWPDPDGARAKIDEEMTEVAEAGPEERAEEIGDLLFAVVNWARHLGVEPESALRAANAKFQRRFEAMEDEAGERFADLELTEKEALWQRVKRRGG, encoded by the coding sequence ATGGATAGGCTTGTCAAAATCATGGAGCGGCTTCGCGACCCCGTTCGCGGATGCGAATGGGACCGCGTGCAGACCTTCGCTACGATCGCGCCCTATACGATCGAGGAAGCCTATGAGGTTGCCGATGCGATCGAGCGTGACGACATGACTGCGTTGAAGGATGAACTTGGCGATCTGCTGCTTCAGGTCGTTTTCCATAGCCGCATGGCGCAAGAACGCGGCGCCTTCGCCCTGAGCGATGTCGTCGACACCATCAGCGACAAGATGGAACGACGCCATCCGCACATCTTCGGCGATGCCGATCGCTCCCCCGGATGGGAAACCATCAAGGCGGCCGAACGCCGGGCGGATCGACGGTTCGGAGCCCTTGCCGGCGTGGCGCTGGCATTGCCGGCCCTGCAGCGTGCGGAAAAGTTGCAAAAACGTGCGGCTCGCACCGGGTTCGATTGGCCGGACCCCGACGGCGCGAGGGCGAAGATCGACGAGGAGATGACCGAAGTTGCCGAGGCGGGCCCGGAAGAGCGCGCAGAAGAGATTGGCGACTTGCTGTTCGCGGTCGTCAATTGGGCCCGGCATCTGGGCGTGGAACCCGAAAGCGCGCTACGGGCGGCGAATGCGAAGTTCCAGCGCCGCTTCGAAGCGATGGAGGACGAAGCCGGCGAACGCTTTGCCGATCTCGAACTGACGGAGAAGGAAGCGCTCTGGCAGCGCGTCAAGCGTCGCGGTGGGTGA
- the hflX gene encoding GTPase HflX, producing MSTGFDRETGDFARGARAVVVLPDLGGSPRDSDARLAETAGLAEAIGVDVCGRIAFRVRQARPATMLGSGQVEALAATIAEREAELAVFDAPLSAVQQRNLENALGCKVLDRTGLILEIFGERAATAEGRLQVELAHLDYQAGRLVRSWTHLERQRGGYGFLGGPGETQIEADRRLIRDRMARLRKELDQVSRTRTLHRDRRQRAPWPVIALVGYTNAGKSTLFNRLTGSDVMAENLLFATLDPTLRQVPMPGTDKAILSDTVGFVSDLPTQLVAAFKATLEEVVSADLLIHVRDIAHPDTEAQRDDVEAVLSEIGVAGADVTPRIEAWNKIDLLPAERQEEILALAQRRDDVVALSALGGEGVDTLIETVGATLTAAHRRYRIELPAGDGASAAWLHAHGEVLDQWLEGEKAVYDVRMAPRDHGRFTHRDA from the coding sequence TTGAGCACCGGCTTCGATCGCGAAACCGGGGATTTCGCCCGGGGTGCGCGTGCCGTGGTGGTGCTGCCCGATCTGGGCGGGTCGCCGCGGGACAGCGACGCACGTCTGGCGGAGACGGCCGGCCTCGCCGAGGCCATCGGCGTCGATGTTTGCGGGCGCATCGCGTTTCGCGTTCGTCAGGCGCGCCCGGCCACGATGCTGGGCAGCGGACAGGTCGAAGCGCTCGCCGCGACGATCGCGGAACGTGAGGCGGAACTCGCCGTCTTCGATGCTCCACTGTCCGCGGTGCAGCAGCGCAATCTGGAAAACGCGCTCGGCTGCAAGGTGCTCGACCGAACGGGGTTGATCCTCGAGATCTTCGGTGAGCGCGCCGCGACCGCGGAAGGGCGGTTGCAGGTGGAATTGGCGCATCTCGACTATCAGGCGGGACGCCTGGTGCGGAGCTGGACCCATCTCGAACGTCAGCGCGGCGGTTACGGGTTTCTTGGCGGTCCGGGCGAAACACAGATCGAGGCGGATCGTCGCCTCATCCGGGATCGCATGGCACGCCTGCGCAAGGAGCTGGACCAGGTCAGCCGCACGCGCACGCTCCACCGCGACCGGCGGCAGCGGGCGCCATGGCCCGTGATTGCGCTTGTCGGCTATACCAATGCGGGAAAGTCGACGCTTTTCAACCGTCTGACCGGTTCCGACGTCATGGCGGAGAATTTGCTCTTCGCCACCCTGGACCCGACGCTGCGGCAGGTCCCGATGCCGGGCACCGACAAGGCAATCCTCTCCGACACCGTGGGGTTCGTGTCCGACCTGCCGACGCAACTCGTCGCCGCGTTCAAGGCGACGCTGGAAGAGGTGGTTTCAGCGGACCTGCTCATCCATGTGCGGGACATCGCCCATCCCGATACGGAGGCGCAGCGCGACGATGTGGAAGCCGTTCTGAGCGAGATCGGGGTCGCCGGCGCCGATGTCACGCCCCGGATCGAGGCCTGGAATAAGATCGATCTGCTGCCCGCGGAACGGCAGGAGGAGATTCTGGCACTGGCGCAGCGTCGCGATGACGTCGTCGCGCTATCGGCGCTCGGCGGGGAAGGGGTGGATACGCTGATCGAGACGGTGGGCGCCACGCTCACCGCCGCCCATCGCCGGTATCGGATCGAATTGCCCGCCGGCGACGGCGCATCGGCTGCCTGGCTGCACGCCCATGGCGAGGTGCTCGACCAGTGGCTGGAAGGGGAAAAAGCGGTCTACGACGTTCGGATGGCGCCGCGCGATCATGGCCGCTTCACCCACCGCGACGCTTGA
- the hfq gene encoding RNA chaperone Hfq, with amino-acid sequence MPEKHSSLQDLFLNQLRRSKTPVTMFLVKGVKLQGIVTWFDNFSVLLRRDGQSQLVYKHAISTVMPSGTVDFSDIIADAADQPQRSAVLQEVFLSAVRKGEEPVTMFLINGVMLQGQIAAFDLFCMLLQRDGMSQLVYKHAVSTIQPANQLNLADEQAALEKD; translated from the coding sequence GTGCCGGAAAAGCATAGTTCGCTCCAGGATCTCTTCCTCAACCAGCTTCGTCGCTCGAAGACGCCGGTCACCATGTTTCTGGTGAAGGGGGTGAAACTTCAGGGCATCGTGACGTGGTTCGACAATTTCTCCGTGCTGCTGCGCCGCGACGGCCAGTCGCAGCTCGTCTACAAGCACGCCATTTCGACGGTGATGCCGTCGGGGACCGTCGATTTCAGTGACATCATCGCCGATGCCGCCGATCAGCCGCAGCGCAGCGCCGTGCTTCAGGAGGTCTTCCTGAGCGCCGTGCGAAAGGGCGAGGAACCGGTCACCATGTTCCTCATCAACGGCGTCATGCTGCAAGGGCAGATCGCGGCGTTCGACCTGTTCTGCATGTTGTTGCAGCGCGACGGCATGTCGCAGCTCGTCTATAAGCACGCGGTCTCGACGATCCAGCCTGCGAACCAGCTCAATCTGGCGGACGAGCAAGCCGCGCTGGAGAAGGATTGA